The region CGCGCGCTGGGACCTGCACGATCTTCACCGGCTGGAGTTCTTCGATCATCGCGATGAAAGCCGTCTTCGCGGATGGAAGAGCATTCACATCACCGACGGCGAGCACCCGTATATGAAGCATTGGTGGGTTCCCGGCCTGCAGATCGGTTACGAGCACACCTTCATCCACCAGGTCGCGGACTTCCTCACGGCTCTCGGGGAGAAGCGTGAGGTGGCTCCCACCTTCAGGGATGGACTCGCCGTCGACTATGTAACGGATGCCGTTCTTAAGTCAGCCAGGACGAAGCAGTGGGAAGAGATCCCGCTGGCTTGATGAGGTCTAACTCAGTTTCTAAGGAGAACATCATGTCGAATCGCACGGGGTGCCGAACCCTCCTGACGCTTACCTGCCTTGCAGCCTTTGGCGTGACTGCTTCCATGGCGCAGAAGCCTGCTGCGCGTCCGGCGGGGGGAAGCCGGTTTGTACAGCCTGAGCCAATCGATTTCAACGATCATGAGGGCTGGACCCAGATCTTCGATGGCAAGACGCTGAAGAACTGGGACGGACCGTCCGAGGTCTGGCATGTTGAGGATGGATCGATCGTCGGCGTCTCCAGCGATGCGCATCCCTCCGGAACCACCAATATCATCTGGAAGGGCGGCGAGGTCGGCAACTTCATGCTGAAGGTGGAGATGAAGCTTGAGGGCACAGGAGCCAACGGCGGTATCCAGTATCGCAGTGCTCTTGTAGCGCCGCAGTTGCGCCAGATTCCCCCGGATCGACTCGCCCAGATGACCCCGGAACAGAAGCAGCGCTTCGAAAAGGGTCAGGCCCTGCTGAAAAAGCATGCCAAGTGGAACCTCACCGGCTATCAGGGTGACTTCGACTACAACAATCGCTACACGGGCCAGCTCTACGAGCAGGACAGCCCCCGCGGCATCATCGCCTGGCGCGGACAGGTGGTCTCCACCGAGCCGAACCGCAAGCCACGCCTGCTTGCCACGCTGGGAACCTCCGATGAGTTGAAGGCCTTTATCAAGCCCGGTGAGTGGAACCAGGTGGAGATCATCGCCGACGGTCATACCCTTACCCACATCGTCAACGGCCACGTGATGGCAGTGCTGGTCGATACCGACCCCAAGTTCTATCGCGCAAAGGGTCTGCTTGCGTTTGAGATCGAAGGCGGCGGCGATGTCAAGATCTCGCACCGTAACATCTGGCTGAAGAGGCTGCCATAACGTTGTTGCTTCGCATGGCAAAAGGAATTTGGAATCGGCATGAATTCTCCCTCGAACTGTGAGAGCATGGCGTCTGCGAGTGGCATTCCCAATCAGGAGCGATGCAGATGTGGCCAGGCAACTTTGGTCCGGAGATGATGAGCCATGTGGGCCGGCTCTCACAGATCGGGGGAATCACCCCATTCACCCATGCAGAGGGCAAAGCAAAAGGAACCGGCACTCTGCGCGTGCGCACGGCGTGCGGGCTGGAGTTCTGGGTCGTTCCCGACAAGGGCCTCGACCTCTACGAAGCCAGCTTTCGGGGACGCTCTCTCTGCTGGCACTCTCCGACCGGTATGGTGCATCCAGCCTTCTACTCCAGCCGCGGCCTTGAGTGGCTGAAGGGCTTTGCCGGTGGCCTGCTAACCACTTGCGGACTCTCAACGGCTGGTGCCCCCTCACGCGATCAGGGCGAAGATCTCGGACTGCATGGCTCCATCTCCAACACGCCTGCGGAGAACGTCTGCTGGTCTGAGAAGTGGGAGCACGGAGACTGCATCTTCAATATCTCCGGTACTGTTCGCGAAACTTCTGTGCATGGACCTAACCTGGTTCTGCACCGCACCATCTCCAGTTCTCTGAACTCAGCCGCGCTCACCCTTCATGACGTCGTCGAAAATCAGGGAGTCCGCACGGCTCCGCTGATGGTCCTCTATCACTTCAACTTCGGCTTTCCCCTCCTTACGCCTCGTTCCCGTGTCTATGCGCCCTCCCGGGAGGTTACCCCGATCGACAATTTTTCGCGGGACACCGTAGAGGAGTGGAATCTCTTCGGCGATCCGCAGCTGGGTCTGGGCGAGAAGGTCTACTTTCATCAGATGGCGAGCGGCACCGATAAGGTGACGGTGGTTCTCGTCAGTGACGAAGAGGATCCGTCCTACGGGCTTGCGATGACCTACGATCCGAGCACCCTGCCAAAGTTCAACCAGTGGAAGATGACCTCGGCGAACCATTATGTTCTTGGTCTTGAGCCTGCGAACTGCAACACACGCGGACGGGAGTATGAGCGCAATCAGGGCACGCTTCAGTTTCTCGAGCCGGGAGAGCGCAGGGAGTTCAGCATCGAGCTTCGCGTGCTCGACGATGAGGCCAGCGTGAAGGAAGCCATCCGGTCGGCAGCCGTGGGCATGTGATCTGGCGCGGGGCGACACCTTCAAAGCAGGACGGATTTCCATCATTCGTTTGATGACAGCCCTCAGGGTGTGTCGACATACAGACTCGCCTGCATCGCTGATCTGCTTTGTCGACCTCAGGTACCCCGAAGATGTGTCATCCTGAGCGTAGCGCATCAGCGCGGAGCCGAAGGATCTGCGGTTTGGGATGGTGGTTGAGCCGGAAAGACCGCAGATCCTTCGACTCCGTTTCTCGCGATAGAGCCGCGAGAAACTTCGCTCAGGATGACACCTCTTCGGGACAGTGCAAGGAGGATCTATCCGAATCAAACTTACATATCCTATGTAACTGTCATGAGTCATCTCGGCGACGATCACGCTCGGATCAGAGATGTGTCGATACATCCTAGAAATCCAACTTGTCGATGTTCGCCTTGTTGATGAGCATCGGCTTGCCCAGGATGATCTCGCTTCCGCGCACATCCAGCTCTCCCAGGCGCCCGGCGTTAATCGAAGTTGCGTTGGGAGGTATCTTCCCTTGTGAAGCAAGCCATCCGGCGTAGACAGTCAGATAACCGAGGTCCCTCGTGTTCCACAGCACGATTGTTTGTACCACTCCGCTATGGATGTAGGGACGACAGATGGTCGGCAGCGAAAGCCCGATCACATTCACCTTGCTTCTGGCCTGCTGGACTGCCTCGGCCGCTCCGGGAACCGCAGGAGCGGAGATGGCGATGATCAGCTTCACGTCGGGATAAACCTTCAGGATGTTCTGTGTCTGCGAGAAGGCCTTGTCGCGATCGTCGTCGCTGGGCAACACCGTTACCAGTTTCATCTGCGGATAGCGCTCGGCTACTCTCTGGCGAATAAATGAGATCCACTCGTTCTGATTCTCCGCGCTTAGCGGCCCGGTGATGATGGCAAAATCGCCTTTGCCGTTCAGCAGGCGCGCTCCTTCGTCGGCCAGGGTATCGGCAATCGCCTGGGGTGTGGCCTGGTTCAGGAAGTAGTCGCGCCCATCCGGCTCCGCGTCCGCATCCCACGTCAGCACCGGGATGTGATGCTGCCGTGCCTTGCGCAGCACCGTCGAGATGCTCCCTTTGTTCGCCACTGCAACCACGATGGCGTCAACGTGTCGCGTGATCCAGCTCTCGACCAGCTCGTTCTGCATGGAAGGATCGAGACTGGTCGGTCCATCCCAGATCAGGTCGACTCCAAGCTGCCGTGCAGCCTCCTCCGCACCCGCACGTGCGCTAATAAAGTAAGGATCGCCCTTGGCTTTGGGCATCACTGCGATCACCGGTCGATGCTCAGCTAACCCTGCGTTTGCCCGCGAAGATCGCAGCGTGAACGCAATCGCAAT is a window of Edaphobacter sp. 12200R-103 DNA encoding:
- a CDS encoding DUF1080 domain-containing protein is translated as MSNRTGCRTLLTLTCLAAFGVTASMAQKPAARPAGGSRFVQPEPIDFNDHEGWTQIFDGKTLKNWDGPSEVWHVEDGSIVGVSSDAHPSGTTNIIWKGGEVGNFMLKVEMKLEGTGANGGIQYRSALVAPQLRQIPPDRLAQMTPEQKQRFEKGQALLKKHAKWNLTGYQGDFDYNNRYTGQLYEQDSPRGIIAWRGQVVSTEPNRKPRLLATLGTSDELKAFIKPGEWNQVEIIADGHTLTHIVNGHVMAVLVDTDPKFYRAKGLLAFEIEGGGDVKISHRNIWLKRLP
- a CDS encoding aldose 1-epimerase family protein → MQMWPGNFGPEMMSHVGRLSQIGGITPFTHAEGKAKGTGTLRVRTACGLEFWVVPDKGLDLYEASFRGRSLCWHSPTGMVHPAFYSSRGLEWLKGFAGGLLTTCGLSTAGAPSRDQGEDLGLHGSISNTPAENVCWSEKWEHGDCIFNISGTVRETSVHGPNLVLHRTISSSLNSAALTLHDVVENQGVRTAPLMVLYHFNFGFPLLTPRSRVYAPSREVTPIDNFSRDTVEEWNLFGDPQLGLGEKVYFHQMASGTDKVTVVLVSDEEDPSYGLAMTYDPSTLPKFNQWKMTSANHYVLGLEPANCNTRGREYERNQGTLQFLEPGERREFSIELRVLDDEASVKEAIRSAAVGM